The genomic region CTGCTGAGCGATTATGCCGGCGCGAGCCTGCGGCGCGCTGTGCGCACGGCTGGGGATGGTACGATCCTGGTGCTGCGCAAGCCGGTGCCGGCCAACCGACTCTGCGACGCCGTCGCCGTCCTGCTGCCGGGACGCGCGCCGATGCCGGAGCACCCGTCATGAACGGGCGCTGCATGCCTTGAGTGCGGCCCGGCCAGGGATCGGCGGAGTGGAGACTGGAGCGGGTGACGGGAATCGAACCCGCACAACCAGCTTGGAAGGCTGGGGCTCTACCATTGAGCTACACCCGCGCTCCACGCCCTCCAGTGCAGCAGCATGGCAGGGGAAGTCAAGCCCGGGACTGCCTCAGCCGGCCACCACCCGTACTTTCGTGGCAGTCGGACCGGCATTGCCCTCTTCCTCGACATAGGTAACCGGGTCCCCCTGGCGCAGATCCTCGAACCGGCCATTGGTGACACTGTCGCGATGGAAATAAAGCTGTGAACCAGTACTGGTCAGAATGAAACCATGGTCCTGCCCCGGCTCGATCAAGGTCACCTGGCCGGTGAGCGAAGACCCTGAAGGCGCCGTCGTGTCCTCGCGCAGTTGCTCCTTGAAGCCCATCAACTGCCGCTCTGCTGCCTTGAAGGCGTCGCGGATGGCGGTCCGCAGATCGGGACGGGCATAGCGCTCCCTGGCCTTCTGCGGCTCGCGGGAGACGGCGAGATCGCGCCCGGGCACCGACAGCACGACATGCACCTCGTAGAGGTTCCCGGTCTGGTGCTGGCGGTGCAGCGCCTC from Rhodovastum atsumiense harbors:
- a CDS encoding HPF/RaiA family ribosome-associated protein; translation: MERPLEIAFHGVQSSPSIEAELREYVSKLETRFGRLLIGCRVSVEALHRQHQTGNLYEVHVVLSVPGRDLAVSREPQKARERYARPDLRTAIRDAFKAAERQLMGFKEQLREDTTAPSGSSLTGQVTLIEPGQDHGFILTSTGSQLYFHRDSVTNGRFEDLRQGDPVTYVEEEGNAGPTATKVRVVAG